In Bacteroidota bacterium, the genomic window GAATCAAACTCTGTTCTGCCGATGAAATAGTTTCCTTCCTTTTTATCAAACAACACTTTGAAAGTTTTGCCGATCATCTTCTTGTTTAGCTCGGCAGATATCTTCTGCTGAACTTTCATCACCGCATCGGCACGCCTTTGCTTTTCTTTTTGCGGTACATCATCCTTCAGCGAGAAAGCATACGTGTCATCCTCGTGCGAGTAAGTGAAAATTCCCAAGCGTTCAAACTTCGATTCCTTTATCCACTCCAGCATTTCCTCGTGGTCTTGTTTTGTTTCTCCTGGATAACCAGCAATCAGCGTAGTGCGTATCGCTATTCCGGGAACGCGCTTGCGAATAGTTTCCACCAGCTCAATTGTTTTCTCCTTCGTAATTCCTCTGCGCATTGACTTCAACATATTATCTGAAATGTGCTGCAGCGGAATGTCGAGATAGTTGCAAATATTTTTCTTCTCTCGCATCACATCCAAAACTTCTAACGGAAACCCGCTCGGGTATGCATAGTGCAAACGAATCCAATCCAGCCCGTTCACAACGGAAAGTTTTTCGAGCAGTTCAGCAAGATTTCTTTTCTTGTAAATATCCAAACCGTAGTAAGTCAAATCCTGTGCGATGAGAATAATTTCTTTCGTCCCGTTCTTAACCAGATTTTTTGTCTCCTCAATAATCCGTTCCATCGGAATCGAAACATGTTTGCCCCGCATTATCGGAATCGCACAGAAAGAGCAAGGTCTGTCGCATCCTTCAGAAATTTTTAAGTACGCATAATGAGAAGGCGTTGTGAACAATCGTTCGCCAATCAGTTCGTGCTTGTAATCTGCTTTTAAAGTTTTGAGAAGTCGCGGTAAATCTTTCGTGCCGAACCAGGCATCGACATCAACAATTTCTTTTTGCAAATCGTCCTTGTAGCGTTCGCTCAGGCAACCGGTCACATACACTTTTTCCACGAACCCTTTTTCTTTTGCTTCCACACATCGCAGGATCGTATCAATGGATTGCTGTTTGGCGTTATCAATGAATCCGCAGGTATTTACAATCACAATATTTGCGTGGTCAATTTCATCTGAGTATTCAACTGCAATTTTATTTGCGCGAAGCTGTCCCATCAGCACTTCGGAGTCTACCACATTCTTGGAACATCCGAGAGTAATCACATTCACTTTATTTTTTCTGAGGGTGTGCGTTTTCATAATCGGTGAACAAAAATAATATTATCTTTCGCATCAAAATTTCATCTGTGAATTTACCATATCCATCAACAAAAATTACAACTTTATGAAAGAAGTTTTCATCGTTTCAGCTGTACGAACTCCTTTGGGAAGTTTCGGAGGCACGCTTAAAGATATTTCCGCAACCAAACTTGGCGCAACCGCCATCAAAGGTGCACTCGCAAAAATTAATCTTGACCCGAAAGAAGTTCAGGAAGTATTGATGGGTTCTGTTCTTCAGGCAAATCTCGGGCAAGCACCTGCACGGCAGGCAGCAAAGTTTGCCGGATTGCCGGACAATGTTCAATGCACAACCGTAAATAAAGTTTGCGCATCGGGAATGAAAGCCATCATGCAGGGCGCTCAATCCATTATGCTGGGCGATGCCGATGTGGTGGTGGCAGGAGGAATGGAAAATATGAGTTCTGTTCCTTTCTATTCTGAAAATATGCGATGGGGAAATAAATACGGAAATGTTACTCTCACTGACGGGTTGGCGAAAGATGGTCTGACCGATGTGTATCACAACTATGCCATGGGCGTTGCCGCTGATCTCTGCTCAAAGGAATGCAACATCTCGCGCAAAGAGCAGGATGATTTTGCAATTGAATCCTATACTCGCTCCGGCAATGCATGGAAAGCAGGCAAGTTCAATGATGAAATTGTTCCGGTAGAAATTCCTCAGCGCAAAGGCGATCCGGTTTTATTTAAGGAAGATGAAGAATATAAGAATGTGAACTTCGCGAAAGTTCCCGAACTGCGCGCGGTATTCACAAAAGACGGAAGCGCGACAGCTGCAAATTCCTCTACGATGAACGATGGCGCTGCTGCTGTGGTGCTGATGAGTAAAGAAAAAATGAATGCGCTCGGACTCAAACCACTTGCAAAAATTGTTTCTTATGCAGACGCGGAGCAAGCACCCGAATGGTTCACCACTACTCCATCGCTTGCTGTTCCGAAAGCAGTAGCGAAAGCAAATCTGAAAATGAGCGACATAAATTATTTTGAATTGAACGAAGCATTCGCAGTTGTCGGAATCGCCAACATGCAAAAGATGAAACTTGATCCGAGCAAAGTGAATGTGAATGGAGGCGCGGTTTCTCTCGGACATCCGCTGGGCTGCTCAGGTGCCAGAATTATTGTAACGCTTATCAACGTGCTGAAGCAGAACAAAGCGAAGTATGGCGCTGCAGGAATTTGTAATGGTGGCGGTGGAGCGAGTGCTATGGTAATTGAAAATGTTTAAAAAGACCCAAGTGCCAAGTCTCAAGTCCCAAGAACCAAGAAAAATTCCTTGTATTCCTTGGGACTTGAAACTTGGAATTTGAGTCTTGAGAATTAATAGACATGTTTGGAATCTGCAATTTAAGTATCGTTCCCTGCCGGAAAGAACCTTCTGATAAATCAGAAATGGTTACTCAGCTTTTATTCGGAGAACATTTCGAAGTACTCGAGGAAAAAAAGTCCTGGACACTGATTCGTATTGAATATGATGGTTACGAATGCTGGATAGACAAAAAACAATTTCTTCCGCTGAATGATATTAAAGGAATTAATGATTCAAACAATGCTGTTACCACGGATATAGTTCAATTAGCAGAAGATGAAAATGGAAACTTGGTTTCTGTTCTTCTTGGCAGTTCTCTTCCAAAGTTCAAAGACAAATCTTTCTCACTCGGAAAAGAAAAATATTCTTTTGAAGGAAATGTTTCATTCCCATTCGCAAAAAAGAAAGCCCTCCCTAACGGGGAGGATTTAGGAGGGGCTTCTCGCTGGTATTTAAACACTCCTTACCTCTGGGGCGGGCGCTCTCCTTTTGGTTTGGACTGCTCAGGATTTACTCAAATGGTCTTCAAACTGAACGGCACCAAACTGAAACGTGACGCGCACCAGCAGGCAGAACAAGGAGAAGCATTAAGTTTTTTGGAGGAAGCGAAGGAAGGTGATCTGGCTTTTTTTGATAATGAAGATGGAAAGATTGTGCATGTGGGGATTATTTTGGATAAAGGGAAAATCATTCATGCTTTTGGCAAAGTGCGCATTGACAAACTTGACCACCATGGAATTTATAATGAAGAGATGAAAAAGTATTCGCATAGGTTGAGGGTGGCAAGAAGAATGTTATAAACTCAGCGACCTTGAAGTATCGGGCATCTTAGCGGACAATAAAGAAAATCGTAAAAAGATTGAACGGTTATTACGACAACGACTGAAATAAAAAAATGCCCACCGCTTTCATTGCCGTCAGTCGGGCTGGTTTGCAGAACCATACGTGAACCTCTCGATTCATACGGCATTGCTTCAAGAATGGGTTTCTTTACAAAACTTCTCTTTCAAAACATTATTTATCTTCGTGTTTTTATTAATGGCACAATATCTGTTTTAAAAGAGAGTTACAATCAAAAAAACAATACACTATGAAAAAGTTATTCTTCGTTTTAATCCTCGCAGTCACATCAGCAGGAAACATTTTCGCTCAAAAAACCGCTTATGTTGATTTGGATTACATCCTCAACAATGTGCCTGAATACAAAAGCGCGCAAACGCAGCTAGACCAGATTTCGCTGCAATGGCAAAAAGAAATTGAAACCCGCCTTACGGAAGTTGACCGCCTGTATAAGGCGTTTCAATCGGAAGAAATCCTTCTCACACAGGACATGAAAAAGAAGCGCGAGGATGAAATAATCGCCAAAGAAAAAGAAGCCAAAGAACTGCAGAAGCAGCATTTTGGCGTGGATGGCGACCTCTTTAAGAAAAGGCAGGAACTGGTGAAACCCATTCAGGATAAAACATACAACGCCATAAAAGAGCTTTCTGAAAAGCAGATGATCATGATCATGTATAACAAATCTGCCGACCTCAACATTCTTTACTCCAACCCCAAATACGACAAAAGCGATGAAGTGTTGGAATCAATGGGCTTTAAGCCAACCAGCAATAAAGACAAGGAGAAGGACAAGTAGTCCAGATAGTTATCCGGAGCAGTCGGGTGCCCTACTAAAAAATCTTAACCTTCTTACATATTTTTATTACTTTCGCCCTCTGTTTAAAAGATAGTAACGATTAATCTCTAACGACTAACATCAAACAACTTTTTATCATGAAATCAATTTTCAAATCACTCATTCTCACAGGACTTATCACATCCTCAGTTGCGTCTTTCGCACAAAAAGCCGCTTTCATTGATCTTGACTCGCTTCTTTCCGTAATGCCCGAAATGGTGGACGCGAAAAAAGTATCGGCTGACCATTACAAGCAATTGGAAACCACGCTCACCACCATGCAGAAAGAGCTGAATGACAAACTTGCAGATTATCAGGCAAACGAAAAAGTTTATACTGACTTAATTAAAACCACCAAACAAAAAGAACTTCAGGATCTGAACCAGCGCATACAGGATTTTCAGGTGCAGGCGCAAACTGATTTTCAGAAAAAGAACGAAGAGCTTACCAAGCCCATCAATGAAAAAGCTAAAAAGGCTATTGAAAAAGTGGCTAAGTTGAAGGGATACAAAGTGGTTCTTGATTCAAGTCTGGGAGTTATTCTTTATTCCGAACCAGTAGACGACATTTTCAATGCAGTGAAAGCAGAACTTGGCGTTAAGTAATCTCATGCTGAAAAAGGATACATGCTGTATGCTGCAATAACCAGAAAGTTTTTCTTTTTTTCGGCAGTATCCTTTTTTCTTTTCTCTGTTTCCTTTTTCTCCTATTCTCAAAATAAAGAAGAACAGGGTTCTCTTTTTATTTTGAAGGGGAATACAAAATTGCTGTCGGGCAAAGCCGCTGAAGGAGTGGATATGGAACTGAAAAAAGACGGAAAAATCATTACTAAAGTTTTATCGGGGAAGAACGGAAAGTATTATATACAGATGGAGGCGAGCACCACCAACCCCAAGTCTGAATACGTTCTGAATATTTCGCAGATAGGCACCGTGCCCAAGACCATTAGCATAAACACTTACATTCCGCCTCTTGAATTCAATTTAAATCCATTTGTACGCTACGATTTCGATCTTTCCATCGTGATGATAGAAACCACAGTGAAAGATATTGTGCTCGAACGCCCTTCGGGAAAAATAAAATGGGATAACACACAGCATATTTTCGGTTTTGACCAGGTGTATGCAAAAATTGTTCAGAAGGATGAAGATAAAATGAAAGATGAAAATTATCTGCGCGAACTGGCTGCCAAAAAGAAAAAAGAAGATGAGGATGCCGCTAAAAAGAAAGCCGATGAAGACGCAAAAATAAAAGCAGATGCTGATGCCAAGCTCAAGGGCGATGAAGAAGCCAAACGCATTGCCGACCAGAAATCAAGAGAGGAAGCCGACAGGATTCTGCAGCAAAACCTTGAAGCAATGAAACAAGAGATGAAGAAAAAGCGCATGCAGGACAGTTTGGACAGCTTGGCGCGCCTTGCTTCAAATACAAAAATAGA contains:
- the rimO gene encoding 30S ribosomal protein S12 methylthiotransferase RimO, with the translated sequence MKTHTLRKNKVNVITLGCSKNVVDSEVLMGQLRANKIAVEYSDEIDHANIVIVNTCGFIDNAKQQSIDTILRCVEAKEKGFVEKVYVTGCLSERYKDDLQKEIVDVDAWFGTKDLPRLLKTLKADYKHELIGERLFTTPSHYAYLKISEGCDRPCSFCAIPIMRGKHVSIPMERIIEETKNLVKNGTKEIILIAQDLTYYGLDIYKKRNLAELLEKLSVVNGLDWIRLHYAYPSGFPLEVLDVMREKKNICNYLDIPLQHISDNMLKSMRRGITKEKTIELVETIRKRVPGIAIRTTLIAGYPGETKQDHEEMLEWIKESKFERLGIFTYSHEDDTYAFSLKDDVPQKEKQRRADAVMKVQQKISAELNKKMIGKTFKVLFDKKEGNYFIGRTEFDSPDVDNTILVDAKKNYVRIGDFANVKITSAKEYDLYGELV
- a CDS encoding acetyl-CoA C-acyltransferase produces the protein MKEVFIVSAVRTPLGSFGGTLKDISATKLGATAIKGALAKINLDPKEVQEVLMGSVLQANLGQAPARQAAKFAGLPDNVQCTTVNKVCASGMKAIMQGAQSIMLGDADVVVAGGMENMSSVPFYSENMRWGNKYGNVTLTDGLAKDGLTDVYHNYAMGVAADLCSKECNISRKEQDDFAIESYTRSGNAWKAGKFNDEIVPVEIPQRKGDPVLFKEDEEYKNVNFAKVPELRAVFTKDGSATAANSSTMNDGAAAVVLMSKEKMNALGLKPLAKIVSYADAEQAPEWFTTTPSLAVPKAVAKANLKMSDINYFELNEAFAVVGIANMQKMKLDPSKVNVNGGAVSLGHPLGCSGARIIVTLINVLKQNKAKYGAAGICNGGGGASAMVIENV
- a CDS encoding C40 family peptidase; this translates as MFGICNLSIVPCRKEPSDKSEMVTQLLFGEHFEVLEEKKSWTLIRIEYDGYECWIDKKQFLPLNDIKGINDSNNAVTTDIVQLAEDENGNLVSVLLGSSLPKFKDKSFSLGKEKYSFEGNVSFPFAKKKALPNGEDLGGASRWYLNTPYLWGGRSPFGLDCSGFTQMVFKLNGTKLKRDAHQQAEQGEALSFLEEAKEGDLAFFDNEDGKIVHVGIILDKGKIIHAFGKVRIDKLDHHGIYNEEMKKYSHRLRVARRML
- a CDS encoding OmpH family outer membrane protein, yielding MKKLFFVLILAVTSAGNIFAQKTAYVDLDYILNNVPEYKSAQTQLDQISLQWQKEIETRLTEVDRLYKAFQSEEILLTQDMKKKREDEIIAKEKEAKELQKQHFGVDGDLFKKRQELVKPIQDKTYNAIKELSEKQMIMIMYNKSADLNILYSNPKYDKSDEVLESMGFKPTSNKDKEKDK
- a CDS encoding OmpH family outer membrane protein gives rise to the protein MKSIFKSLILTGLITSSVASFAQKAAFIDLDSLLSVMPEMVDAKKVSADHYKQLETTLTTMQKELNDKLADYQANEKVYTDLIKTTKQKELQDLNQRIQDFQVQAQTDFQKKNEELTKPINEKAKKAIEKVAKLKGYKVVLDSSLGVILYSEPVDDIFNAVKAELGVK